One Nitrospirota bacterium DNA segment encodes these proteins:
- the lgt gene encoding prolipoprotein diacylglyceryl transferase: MPYPNLDPVLVRLGPLQLRWYGLMYLLGLTAAYFVIKARVAARNLAITTEEIYDLIVYAAVGVFAGGRLGYTLFYNFSYYVEHPAKIIAVWEGGMSFHGGLLGTIIALWLFSRRRGIPVYTVADLAAQATPIGLGLGRIGNFINGELYGRPADVAWCMTFPGAGPECRHPSQLYEAGLEGGLLFLVLWLIGRRPTPPGTLFWSFITGYGLCRLVVEFFREPDFHLGYILGPFTMGQVLSAPMVLIGAFMLALGYQHWSPEQTETSGKK; the protein is encoded by the coding sequence CTCCGCTGGTACGGCCTGATGTATCTGCTGGGCCTGACCGCCGCCTACTTCGTGATCAAGGCCCGCGTCGCCGCCCGCAACCTGGCGATCACGACCGAGGAGATCTACGACCTGATCGTCTATGCGGCGGTGGGCGTGTTCGCCGGCGGCCGCCTGGGCTACACCCTGTTTTACAATTTCTCCTATTATGTGGAGCATCCGGCCAAGATCATCGCCGTGTGGGAAGGGGGCATGTCGTTCCACGGCGGCCTCCTTGGCACGATCATCGCGCTCTGGTTGTTCAGCCGGCGGCGCGGAATCCCCGTCTACACCGTCGCAGATCTGGCCGCGCAGGCGACGCCGATCGGGCTGGGACTGGGGCGGATCGGGAACTTCATCAACGGCGAGCTCTACGGCCGTCCAGCCGACGTGGCCTGGTGCATGACCTTCCCCGGCGCCGGTCCGGAATGCCGGCATCCGTCACAACTCTACGAGGCGGGATTGGAGGGCGGGCTGTTGTTCCTGGTCCTCTGGCTCATCGGCAGACGGCCGACCCCGCCCGGCACGCTCTTCTGGAGCTTCATCACGGGCTACGGCCTCTGCCGGCTGGTCGTGGAGTTCTTCCGGGAGCCGGACTTTCACCTGGGCTACATCCTGGGGCCCTTCACGATGGGCCAGGTGCTCAGCGCGCCCATGGTCCTGATCGGCGCCTTCATGCTGGCCCTGGGATACCAGCACTGGTCGCCGGAGCAGACGGAAACGAGCGGGAAGAAATAG